CCGACTGTGCTATATCGAACGGAAGCCGCTTCGCCCGCGGCGACAATTGGGACCTACCCACGGCGCGGTCAGGCCGTACGAAGACGAATCGCCGGCTCCGTCGTTCTCATGCTTCCCGTTAGCTTGGCTAGGAGGAATTTGCAGTGTTGAGACAACCAAACACCACCCGACACGGCCACGGCTTTTCGCCAGCAATGGTCGAGGCAGTCTGGCAGAAGGGCATACCGGTTCCGCACAGCGACCCAAGGCTCTATCGCAGAGACGAATGTGGCGCCTTGATGCACCGCCACCTGCACGGAAACACCGGATCCCCATTCGGCTGGGAAGTAGATCACGTATGGCCCGTCGCCAAGGGAGGTAGCGACGACCTATCCAATCTCCAGCCACTCCAGTGGCAGAACAATCGCCACAAGTCTGACCACTGGCCGTGGGCTTGCGCCGTTACTGGCTAGCTACATGCTATGGACGGCCTCGCAAGAACGTGGGCTCGTCCGTCACGTACCCCCTCGATTTCAGTGCGATCGCCATCGCTTGGCGGGACACTTCGAAGGCATCGCAGAGCGAGGTCGAGATACCGCGGGTCGTTCGATAGGCCAGCTCGCTCGCCGTTTCGTAAGCTGTACTCCCCGGATCCGTAACGACCTGCGACTTCCCGAAACGGCGCAGGAATTCACGGCGCAGCAGGGACCCGGGTATCAGGAGGTGAGCAGCGAAACGGTTCGCTTG
Above is a genomic segment from Candidatus Palauibacter scopulicola containing:
- a CDS encoding HNH endonuclease signature motif containing protein encodes the protein MHRHLHGNTGSPFGWEVDHVWPVAKGGSDDLSNLQPLQWQNNRHKSDHWPWACAVTG